In one Leishmania braziliensis MHOM/BR/75/M2904 complete genome, chromosome 32 genomic region, the following are encoded:
- a CDS encoding putative coatomer epsilon subunit — MTDVLFDVRNALIVGNYHQAIADGSTARALSSKPADVSAFNTEKNALIALGNIGLGQSDTVISQLRSESDPLLVTIRKWAELMCAMRDYGVFSDQAASATEALQNDAEKVAAGALYKAVFAATALLFQQDVIGALTLAKKWLGELPNPEGALAMRYTVELHGIAVEALLRLNRPDEAAKEVKRMEQVDGEAIVTLLYSGIVALHQAAVDVLMANYNSAVSAFKEVQLRCGQSVMVSNLMALAHMGLKDYDAAERSLLDALTVRSNDEATLANLAAVTACKAKSLDDAERYIQQAASTHGTWGDAYHAKERNLDEAVSAFMMEA; from the coding sequence ATGACGGACGTCCTCTTTGATGTGCGCAACGCCCTCATTGTGGGCAACTACCACCAGGCGATCGCTGATGGCAGTACTGCGCGAGCCCTCTCGAGCAAGCCAGCTGATGTGTCTGCCTTCAACACGGAGAAGAACGCTCTGATCGCTCTGGGTAACATCGGCCTTGGACAAAGTGATACCGTCATCAGTCAGCTACGCTCGGAGAGCGACCCGCTGCTCGTGACGATCCGCAAATGGGCGGAGTTGATGTGCGCTATGCGTGACTACGGTGTCTTCTCCGATCAGGCCGCGAGCGCCACCGAGGCTCTGCAGAATGATGCGgagaaggtggcggcgggcGCCCTCTACAAGGCTGTATTTGCTGCCACAGCCCTACTGTTTCAGCAGGATGTGATTGGAGCGCTGACGCTGGCGAAGAAGTGGCTTGGCGAGCTGCCGAATCCGGAGGGTGCGCTGGCCATGCGCTACACAGTGGAGCTGCACGGCATAGCGGTagaagcactgctgcggctgaaCCGTCCAGACGAGGCGGCCAAAGAGGTGAAGCGCATGGAGCAGGTGGACGGCGAGGCGATCGTGACCTTACTGTACAGCGGCATTGTCGCCTTGCATCAGGCTGCAGTTGATGTGCTCATGGCTAACTACAACAGCGCCGTATCCGCTTTCaaagaggtgcagctgcggtgtGGGCAGAGCGTCATGGTATCAAACTTGATGGCCCTGGCGCACATGGGTCTCAAGGACTATGACGCGGCGGAGCGTTCGCTGCTTGATGCGCTGACCGTCCGCTCCAATGATGAGGCCACACTGGCGAacctcgccgccgtcactGCCTGCAAGGCGAAATCTCTCGACGACGCCGAGCGCTACATTCAGCAGGCGGCTTCGACTCATGGTACATGGGGTGACGCCTACCACGCCAAGGAGCGCAACCTCGACGAAGCTGTTAGCGCCTTCATGATGGAGGCGTAG